The following DNA comes from Acipenser ruthenus chromosome 47, fAciRut3.2 maternal haplotype, whole genome shotgun sequence.
CTGGTTCGTCACACGCCCCGCGTGCTGGCTCGTCACACGCCCGCGTGCTGGCTCGTCACATGCCCCGCGTGCTGGCTCGTCACACGCCTTGTGTGCTGGCTTGTCACACGCCCCGTGTGCTGGTTCGTCACACGCCCCGCGTGCTGGCTCGTCACACGCCCGCGTGCTGGTTCGTCACATGCCCAGCGTGCTGGCTCGTCACACGCCTTGTGTGCTGGCTTGTCACACGGCCCGTGTGCTGGCTTGTCACACGCCCCATGTGCTGGTTCGTCACACGCCCCGCGTGCTGGCTCGTCACACGCCCCGTGTGCTGGTTCGTCACAGGCCCGCGTGCTGGTTCGTCACACACCCCGCGTGCTGGCTCGTCACATGCCCCGTGTGCTGGTTCGTCACACGCCCCGTCTGCTGGCTCCTCACACGCCCCCCGTGCTGGTTCGTCACATGCCCCGCGTTCTGGCTCGTCACACGCCCCGCGTTCTGGCTCGTCACACGCCCCGTGTGCTGGCTCGTCACACACCCCGCGTGCTGGTTCGTCACACGCCCGCATGCTGGCTGGTCACACGCCCGCGCGCTGGTTCGTCACACGCCCCGCGTGCTGGTTCGTCACACGCCCGCGCGCTGGCTGGTCACATGCCCGCACGCTGGCCTGTCACACACCCGTGCGCTGGCTCGTCACATGCTCCACGTCCTGGCTGGTCACACGCCCGCGCGCTGGCTGGTCACATGCCTGTGTGCTGTGGCTGTATCCCAGCAAAAGAATGAGCTTGGCGTTGTAATAGACTCCTCGCTGCAGACAAGCAAATACTTGGGTATATAGCTAAAAGTGTTTCATATAGATCAAGaagttatgatgaggttgtataatgcactgatgAGACCACGCTTACAGTACTGTGTTCAAttccagactaatcccaggagtATTCAGCTATGAAGATGAagtaactgaatttatttagccttGATCAAAGAATAAAGGGGGGACTTGATtggttttttaaaatcttaaaaggcattgaaaagttaacccaaaccaacactttaagcacagtacaggATCAAAGGACACAGTTAAAAACAAGGTAGACATAATTAGGACAGGGGGTAGGAGACCCTTCTTCACAAGGAGAGTGCTgcggggatgggatgggttacttagccatgttgttgatgctgaattacTGGGCTCTTCAAGAGGTCAATCAGCTATAGGATACGAGCACTGGTTGCCAAATGGCGGCCTCTCTTTCGTAAGGTTTTTTAAGTTTTTGTGCTCTTCTGGTCTAAGTGTAGTTTGTCTCTCCAGTGCACTATGAGCCCCTGCCACCCCGCCGTGCGCTGCATGAACACAGCTCCCGGATTCCGCTGTGGCCCTTGTCCTGCTGGATACTCGGGGCCCACCTTGGAGGGAGTCGGCCTGTCCTTCGCAAGAGCAAACAAGCAGGTAGCCATTTATAGAGCAACACAGATAGACTGGACATAGTCACAATAAATCACTTTGATAGAAACagacactgcctggccactttattaggggcatgttctcctggtatatccTGGGTCCCTCGATTACTGTGGAGGACTGAACGAATGCTGTAGTAAAGCAATGCTGTGGATCAAGGCTGAATGAAGGCTTTAGTAAGCAATGCTGTGGATCAAGGCTGAATGAAAGCTGTAGTAAAGCAATGCTGTGGATCAAGGCTGAATGAAGGCTGTAGTAAAGCAATGCTATGGATCAAGGCTGAATGAAGGCTGTAGTAAAGCAATGCTGTGGATCAAGGCTGAATGAAGGCTGTAGTAAAGCAATGCTGTGGATCAAGGCTGAATGAAGGCTGTAGTAAAGCAATGCTATGGATCAAGGCTGAATGAAGGCTGTAGTAAAGCAATGCTGTGGATCAAGGCTGAATGAAGGCTGTAGTAAAGCAATGCTGTGGATCAAGGCTGAATGAAGGCTGTAGTAAAGCAATGCTGTGGATCAAGGCTGAATGAAGGCTGTAGTAAAGCAATGCTGTGGATCAAGGCTGAATGAAGGCTGTAGTAAAGCAATGCTATGGATCAAGGCTGAATGAAGGCTGTAGTAAAGCAATGCTGTGGATCAAGGCTGAATGAAGGCTGTAGTAAAGCAATGCTGTGGATCATGTCCACCCAACCATGCTGCACTTGAACCCTGATGACAGAGTCACCACAATCCCTGTATTTCAATCCAGCTGAGCAAGTCTGGGAGGAATTTGAAAAGCGCACCCTCTGCCTTCCGCACCAATCACATGAATGGAGCCCTTGAGACACCTTGTGGACTCTGTGccatgtcaatcaatcaatcaatcaatcaatcaatcactactttatttatatagagccttacatacaaaaagtatatcaaacagaagaaaatcaaaatacaattcatGAGTatagaaattaaagaaaaaaagctcatataaaaaacaggagaaaatccaaacatataatacatttgtatagaaattaaagaaaaaaactaatcTAAAAATGTACGTTTTCGATATTGACTTAAAGTCATCAACTGATGTAGCACCTCTGGTATGTGGCAGTGCAGTCCACAGTGACTAAAAGCTCTCTCCCTTCTTGTGCACACTTGTGGGAGCACAGAGGCCTGCATGAGATGACCTTGAATCACGAGAAGGTATATCTGTGACTAGAAGCTCCTTTATATAATCTGGTGCCAGACCTCCACGTGCTTCATAAGTCAGACGtgcaattttaaaatcaactctgaACTTCACTGAGAGCCAGTGCAGTGAAGCCAGCACAGGAGTTATATGGTCTCTTTTTTTCGTTCTTCTGAGGAGCCCAGCAGTTGCATTGTGTATCAGCTGCAGTGAAGCCCAGCAGCTGCATTGTGTATCAGCTGCagtgaagcctagcagctgcattgtgtatcagctgcagtgaagcctagcagctgcattgTGTATCAGCTGCAGTGAAGCCCAGCAGCTGCATTGTGTGTCAGCTGCagtgaagcctagcagctgcattgTGTATCAGCTGCAGTGAAGCCCAGCAGCTGCATTGTGTATCAACTGCAGTGAAGCCCAGCAGCTGCATTGTGTATCAGCTGCagtgaagcctagcagctgcattgTGTATCAGCTGCAGTGAAGCCCAGCAGCTGCATTGTGTATCAGCTGCAGTGAAGCCCAGCAGCTGCATTGTGTATCAGCTGCAGGTGATTTATGGCGTGACCCGGAAGCCCAGTGAATAGAGCATTGCAATAGTCAAGTCAGGAAGACACCAAAGCATGGATTCGTTTTTCGTGTCAAGGCTGTGGTCAGGGCAAACGTTGCCCAACCCAGTATTCGGTACATATCCTAATAAAGGTGCCAGGAAGAGTATTTGTTTTGAGATGACTAAGTGATGTATTTTGGAAACACAAATATTATTTAAGCATAACTAGCCCTGTTAATGTTTGTGTGACATTGTTTCCTGTGCAGGTTTGCAGTGATGTGAATGAATGTGAGGATGGTCGCAATGGGGGCTGTGTTGCCAACTCTATCTGCTCCAACACACAGGTACAAATAATAAAGGGAAACATTAGGGTCAGGGCCTGGTCAAAATGTACTGATTAGAAGTAGTATCGTCATTTTATTGGAAGGGCTGCCCCTCCCTCTGAGCTAGTAAAAGGGGTTTAAGTTAGCATGTTGTGTGTAAGGTGtctaagagatgtcatcttgtgaaTCTCTTAGACAATAAAAGACACCCTATACTCAACACATTAACTTACTATACATCACAAAACAAAGGTATACCCAGGAACCATCAGACAGGTAAACGTGATGCTGTATGTTCTATGCAGGGGGTGACAGTTATACACAGGATGAGATGTTCTGGGATTGTCACAAACCCTCCACTGTGATTtgttgatttctcatatgtgagTTGTAACATTAACTCACATACTAGCATTTAAAATGCCTACTTACATGCATGTTATGTGCGTTCTCAGAGTGATTCTGAAGAATTCTGCACGCAGTTATATATAGCCTTTATGAAGGCGTTCTGAATCCTACATTGTGTCTAATTCAACTAAAGCATTccccacctgtctgtctgtgtctctgtgttctgAGCAGGGATCCTTCAGGTGCGGCCCCTGCAAATCTGGCTATATCGGAGACCAGAGGCAAGGCTGTCGGGCAAAGCAGGGCTGTGTGAATGGACAGCCCAGCCCTTGCCACAGGAACGCACAGTGCATCCCTCAGAGAGACGGAGCAGTCACCTGCACTGTGAGGATAGGACAAATATTACTGAACACTGGGTCGCATTCACAGAAACAACTGTGTTTAGAAACGCTGTCATGTGATTGAAATCTTTTTGCTTCCTTGTAACGTCAGTTTGGGATTTTTCAGTACTACAGATAAAAGAAGCACTTCCTGTGGTGTAGGCCACGTGGTCTGATTGAGGGATATACACTACAGTGCAGAACAGGACACATTTATGCACGAGGAAACAACAGCAGCTTTTAATTCCAGagttgtatttaaaatgcaacTTGCTATTAGGTCCAGTCAAGAGTCTAATGGGGGGAGGAGGGTCTTACTGCTGAAGAGATTGAAAATGACTTATCTTAGGATTCTGATTattaaaatgttcccagtgtatTACATTATGTTGCATCGAAGTTATCAGAGGATTTGTTAAAAATAATCTACAGCATGTGAGTCTGATTAAGAGGTTATTTAACAGAGGCTTTATATGTTTGGGTCTGCAGCTAGTGgctttaatactgaatacaggagagGTCTTAATATTGAAGGTGACTCACAAGGCGTGTTAATAAAGATATCACACAGGTGACTGTATAATAACACCCTCTTATTGAATGGTTTCTCCGCAGTGTGGTGTTGGATGGGCAGGGAATGGCTTCATGTGTGGAGAAGACACTGATATTGATGGATTCCCTGATGAGAAGCTGCCATGTCCAGAGACACCCTGTCAGAAGGTAATGTCTTCAAAACATTGAAAATGTTTGCCactgaatttattacgtttcttttagtatttatattttaacagcatTTATCAAGTTTTTAGTCAAACAATGCTTccagttagggcagcagtgtggcgtagtagggcagcagtgtggagtagtggttagggctctggactcttgaccagagggttgtgggttcgatcACAGGtcggggacactgttgctgtacccttgagcaaggtactttacctaaattgctccagtaaaaacccacctgtataaatgggtaattgtatgtaaaaataatttgatattttgtaacaattgtaagtcgccctggataagggcgtctgctaagaaatacataataataataatataaaatactaGGAGGATGACTTCTTTTGCAATTTTAACCTGTTTCTATTACATTCTGCCACTATAGGGTCACACAGTGCTAGCTATTGCACAATTAACCAAGACACCCAGACAGGCATTTCCGAGCACTGGCTTCCTGTTgtatgcagtgtgtctgtgttagtgtGTGCAGTGATGTTAGAGCACTGGATCCTGTTGTATGCAGTGTGCCTGTGTTAGTGTGTGCAGTGATGGTAGAGCACTGGATCCTGTTGTATGCAGTGTGCCTGTGTTAGTGTGTGCAGTGATGGTAGAGCACTGGATCCTGTTGtatgcagtgtgtcagtgttagtgtgtgcAGTGATGGTAGAGCACTGGATCCTGTTGTATGCAGTGTGTCTATGTTAGTGTGTGCAGTGATGGTAGAACACTGGATCCTGTTgtatgcagtgtgtctgtgttagtgtGTGCAGTGATGTTAGAGCACTGCATCCTGTTGtatgcagtgtgtcagtgttagtgtgtgcAGTGATGTTAGAGCACTGGATCCTGTTGtatgcagtgtgtcagtgttagtgtgtgcAGTGATGGTAGAGCACTGGATCCTGTTgtatgcagtgtgtctgtgttagtgtGTGCAGTGATGGTAGAGCACTGGATCCTGTTgtatgcagtgtgtctgtgttagtgtGTGCAGTGATGGTAGAGCACTGGATCCTGTTgtatgcagtgtgtctgtgttagtgtGTGCAGTGATGTTAGAGCACTGGATCCTGTTGtatgcagtgtgtcagtgttagtgtgtgcAGTGATGTTAGAGCACTGGATCCTGTTgtatgcagtgtgtctgtgttagtgtGTGCAGTGATGGTAGAGCACTGGATCCTGTTGTATGCAGTGTGCCTGTGTTAGTGTGTGCAGTAATGGTAGAGCACTGGATCCTGTTGTATGCAGTatgtcagtgttagtgtgtgcAGTGATGGTAGAGCACTGGATCCTGTTgtatgcagtgtgtctgtgttagcgtGTGCAGTGACGGTACATTCGGTTGTCTTCCAGGATAACTGCCTGACCGTGCCGAACTCAGGCCAGGaggatgcagacagtgatgggaTTGGAGATGCCTGTGATGAGGACGCTGATGGAGACGGGATATTGAACATGGAGGTCAGTTCATCTCACCACACAGTGGTTCTTACTGCAATGATTCAAACACTGTGCTCTTCAGGTCTAGCTGCCTGCCAGCCATACATATATGTAgcccaggctagatcagccagcgTCTTGCTGCCATGCTGCTTTGTTTGCAGTCAATACCCTGCAGTACACTAGATTGTGCTGTACTGATAAGAAGACACTTGACTGATCTAGCCTTCGTTGCATTACTTATGGCAGGCAACCAGAGCAGCTCTGGACTCAGTCAAAGAACCTGAACacagatttatataaaaaataagcaaTATTTGTGGAATATCTAATTGCAAGAAGAACCACTCGGGatgatttcaaacatcataaagttaaaaaaacaaataaacaaataaaaaaacaatgaaagaaatgtaatttgaagctacgcAATACAATTAACTAGTAGCAGTACATTGAGACAGCTACTGTAATGTATTGATTAAACTATAGTTTAagaaaacaataacctgcacagtCACAGGACCAGAATCTTGAACACTAGGAAGCGTGAGTGGTGGCGATGAGGCTGCTGCACACAACAGGTACGTCCCCTGCAGTTCCAATGCTAACAATAGGATACATCTCATGCAGTTTCAATGCTAGGGTACGTCCCCTGCAGTTCCAATGCTAACAATAGGATACATCTCATGCAGTTTCAATGCTAGGGTACGTCCTCTGCAGTTCCAATACTAACAATAGGATACATCTCATGCAGTTTCAATGCTAGGGTACGTCCTCTGCAGTTCCAGTGCTAACAATAGGATACGTCTCATGCAGGATAACTGTGTGCTGGTGCCCAATGTGAACCAGAGGAACGTGGATCAGGACGCCTTCGGGGACGCCTGTGATAACTGCCGACTCATTAACAACAACGACCAGCGAGATACTGACGGGGACAGCAAGGGGGACGCCTGCGATGATGACATAGACGGAGATGGTATGCCAATCCAGTGCACATTTCCTTAGTGGACAGCTGGGAGCTTTAGTGCAATAACCAGATCAATACTGGGGCGAGTGCACAATACCAGTGTGCTGTTTCCAGACCAGCGTCTGCTGCAGGCACAAACCTGAGTGGCTTGCTGAGCTGCTTGCTGTAGCCCAATGGACAGAGAACTTGCCTTGAGGTTCGAGAATCTCTCTAAATTCTTATTATTTTCTAAATTTAAACACTGTTAGTCTTTCTTTACTAATAGCATCAATGTGGTCTTCTAATGGACACATTTTGCTTTGAGAAGTCAGTGTTGTTATGTGTGTTGTACACTAATGCCTGTAGAACAGGGCGCTTGTGTTGCACATGCTGTATCGGCTCAGTAAGCAGATGGGATATGCAGGGAGCTGAAACACTGATATTGTTCTCTTGTACTATGTTTCCACTGTCGTACCCGACACGTACATAGGCCGCCCAGGTATGGGTAGGTTCGGGTTGGGTACATTTCCACTGCAGGTCCATTGCTGACTCACTGATGAAAATGCGTAGCCCTACGTTATGACGTGTTTCAAGGCGGTCACTTCAAAACTTACCAGAAGATGGAAGGAATGCATGATTAATGGAATTGAGGTGGAGCAGCAGAGAAAGTATAAGAGTAGAAGATGATGGTTAGGATGAGCTAAGAGTGGTGACGAGGAAGAAGctattaaaactaaattaaaggTGGGATTACCACGAGTAGACTAGCGCTCCTGCCACGTCAGTGTGTAAGGGCTGTGTGTAGAATGCTGGGGCACCGTATCCAAGAAAGTTAGCTTAGTTGTTAATAGTCACAGTCCACAAATCTTACTCACGAAAAAGATACTTCCAGAGAAAAAGGGTGATGGTAGCTCACCATCTccataaaacaaatcaaatgaaatacaaatcactctcaaatacatttcaaatcacaCCCACATCTCAAATAATACATAGAAACACAAATAatagaatacaaaaataatatcaATTCCTAAACTTATCGTGCAAAACTCAACAAAGGTGCAAAAAGGAATGTATCTTTCCCTATTTTCATGAATGTAACCTTTAGATTTCTTATTCCATTACATTCAATACCAATAACACAGCAGACAatacaaaagtaataaataattaaaacagtcaATGCAATTCCAAACACTGGTTGATTCCACATCACGGGTTGAGACGGGGTGATACGTCACGGGTTGACACTGGTGCCCCGCCCTCGCTCTGCTTTGGCCCACGGCCAGACTCAGATATGTTACCTGGCTGTAGTTTCAAGACACACAGTATAAACAGGGCTTTCAGTGCTCTTCAAGGGTCAGGTACAGGAACACAGTGGAAACGGGGCATTGGTGAACTCAGCCACTATTCATACGAACCCCTAAAAATCACACCCACATTCTTGTGTGATGCTTGCTATATCCTGGTTTGAAACTGGTCTAATTTGACAAATCCGTTTTTGAAACAGTAGCCTGAAGATTATTCCTGTGTTGAAACATTTCTGTCACCTTTGGTCTTTTGATTGAATCTAACTAAGTGGCTGTGTAGTTTTGAAGAGAAGGGCAGTGCGGCGCAGATATATAGTTGATTTGTCAACAAAACCACAGAACACGTCAATAGAAAAGCGATCACCATTTTATTACTCAACAATCCTTTCAACAATGAGTTCATTagagtattacacatttcaagaGTAACACTAAGCATACaggcttgcgatttcagtttagcatatcatatttcatattgcttttgcatttatttaatttctgtttttcaaacaagcttacagcccacttatTTTGCCAAAATCCAATGTTATTTAGGTCTGCATCTGTTTTTGGTTTGACAGTAACTTTACTCTCCGTTCCCGGTtcactttgctttgttttttgcatttttatttttctaaagccACTTTCCTGTTCAAGCTACTATCTTCATTTACAGCAGACACATTTGTCTATGtgagtgggatttcaaactcggAGGAACTCATGGcaacattcccacaatatgagagacaatcattttaactgtttgaattaCAGTAAGCATAACAAACGAgcaaaaaacaaattaacaatatTGAATCTCAACAAGTATCAGTTAGGAAGAAGTGTagtaagtggcataaacaactcaaagtgttgaatcagtAAGAAAATAATGGTTGTTGATCCCTTACTGAAAGCACAGATGTGTGTGCCGTTTATTCCAGGAATCCGGAACGCTCTTGATAACTGTGAGAAGGTTCTGAACACGGATCAGCGGGACAGAGACGGGGATGGGGTTGGGGACGCCTGTGACAGCTGTCCTGACGACCGGAATCCAGACCAGGTCGGAACAACAATATATAAACACCCATGTGTATTGTACCATTTATTCAACCCGTGGATTATACAGTAACTTGCAACCCTGTTAGCAAATACAGTGTCCCAAACCAGCCAATTGTCAGTTGTCAATTTATAGTGTGGATTTACCAGGGATGaacataagactcccattgcatagcagtttgatccattcctggttttattatgaaTTTAGTAAGACACAAtggagcttgttacctatgcactgtgggtaatcaagctcgtagtaaaacctgcactggctgaaactgctatgcaatagaagccttatttctatccctgtttAAATGATGCAAAAGTAAATCTCTCTGTATTGAAAGTTTTCTTCTAAAGTAGAAATGGGACAAACAGGTtattcatgtttgaatattctttcaaaatttaacattcatttgaaTACAATTTTGAATTCGCTACAAAACTAAGTATAATTCATACATCTCAATGTCATCCAATAAATCCGGTAACCAAATTACTTACAAAAGTGGAGGAACACTTTTCTGTGCAGTAGAATGTGTATTTCAGCCCTCATTATGAATTAGTTTCCTTTTGAAAAACGTATTTATAAAGTCTGTTATATGAATAAATACGACCATGGTCATTTGTGTCACAAATATTTCAGCAGTGTTTGTTGGAATATtggaatatttgtcccagcactattctgaagtgattttttttaaatattcgaATTACAAAACACTAATGCGCACCAACATCACAAATTTAATAAAACTGTAGTTGTAACCTTATAGTAGAAAATGGTATCCCTTGAGCTGAAAATGAGGCTTCTAGTGAGTAACAAAGCTCTCTCACTGTTTTAACACTCAGGGCAAGAGGTTTCCACTGTAAGCCTTTGTATAATTCATTTTGCCTTAATCTAGTCACAGTCAGACATGCATCTGTGTGACACACTACTCCCTTCTCTTGTATTTCGAAAGCTGGACATGGACAATGATCTTGTTGGAGACTCATGTGACACGAATAAGGACAGGTAAAAAACACTCCATATACCTGCTTTATTCTTAAACACTGCATTGTGTGTCCCTGGTTCCTCAGTGAAGGTGACTTCTTAAACACTGCATTGTGTGTCCCTGGTTCCTCAGCGATGGGGATGGGCACCAGGACTCTCGGGATAATTGCCCCACCGTCATCAACAGCTCCCAGCTGGACACCGACCGGGACGGGCTGGGAGATGAGtgtgacgatgatgatgatggagacgGAATCCCAGATGAGCTTCCTCCTGGACCTGACAACTGCAGACTCATTCCGAATCCCAGGCAGGAGGATTCCGACGGTAACAATCCATGGGGTTGATTCAACTGATTCAACAGTGAAGGATCGTCCTTTATATGTCTTTATACTGCAGGAGCCTCCCTACTGCTTTACATATTCTTACAGACTTTGCAAACAAATCCTAACGATTTCAATAGTATTTATATCAGCTGAATACACAGACCCGACTGTGTCCGTCTGCCATCAATTGAATCCACCCTGTTGTTTAATAAAGTAGCACCCTAGTCTGTCGATAAAAGACCAAAATGAACCACAAAGAAGTTCATAAAGAGCAGATGTTGTGACTGTTTACTTAGCAACACTTATCTGAGCAAAAAATCAAATGCAagtggaaatacaaaatcaaagcaGATCTACAGTTTTGAAAAGTCTGTAATTGTTAGAGGAGGGTGTGGAATCAAAATCATTTGAGCTTTTAAAGGTGCATTAGAAATGGCAGAAACTGATAAACCCTCAGACGGGGTCCAGCTTGCAGCTGGTTTGCATGCAGAATATATGAGAGCATGTGGGAATCGCTTCCTGGAACAGGCAGCTGGAGTCTGATTAGACTGAGCATATGAATTATtatttctcaaaaataataaaaatgaagaaCTCTGTACATGCGCATTGTTTTTGAGACATTGCAGCGGGACATTGGTGTGACATTGTGTTGCTCTTCTCTGATGCAGGGGACGGTGTTGGTAACATATGCGAGCATGACTTTGACAATGACACAGTTATAGACACCATTGACGTGTGTCCAGAGAACGCCGAGATCACACTGACTGACTTCCGAGCCTATCAGACTGTGGTTCTTGACCCTGAAGGAGACGCCCAGATTGATCCCTACTGGGTGGTCCTCAATCAGGTAAGACATTACGAGGCACAGGAGGTTTCAGGCATGGCTGTGCTGATACTCTCCATGCAATCCCCTTCAACGTGTATTAAGACAGCAGGTGGACAAGGTGAGTCCAATGAATATGAATTTATGAATGGACTCATTCTTGAAAAAGCTTTCCGTTCTATGTATTCCTGCAAGAGTTGATGCTATCTGCAACTTTGGAATGAAAATTCACACCAGTGTTGTATCGGCTTTAATTGATTCAAATGTAACTAAATCGTCAGGAGGGGCAGGGTGTGTCCAGCGGACCTGGGGACAGAACGTCTGCAATTAACATTCAGTGCAATTTGCGCTGCTTTCAATAGGACTAAAGCATTCCACATAGGTTATGCAGAAGGTTTCAGTAATGTTTTGCCTGCATCTGGGCCATCGCAAACTCCATTCTGAAGATTAACACAAACGCACACTTACTCGCTCTTGTTAGATTGTGTTACATAGATAAACATTCCATTGCGTTCCTTGAATATTGTTGTTGACGCTTCCTGTATATTCATGAAATAAAACCAGTGAGTCGAACCCTAATCTACGGTAGGACAAAGAGTTGTTTTAAGATTAGGTTCTGAAAGCTATTAGATCATTTTATATCTATTCACACTGCCAGAAGACATTGTCTTTTTATCAGTGATTCGCACTTAGCTTGCAAATGATGGGAAAAGCATCATTTCTTTCTCTCTAATTGAATTTATACCTGCTGACTTAAAACACATTAAAGGGAATCTGGACAGCCCTAATAAAACCCTTTCAGTATAATTGTGTACAGAGTCCTTGATATGCAGTAGTATAATTGTGTAGAGCCCTCGATATGCAGTAGTATAATTGTGTAGAGCCCTCGATATGCAGTAGTATAATTGTGTAGAGCCCTCGATATGCAGTAGTATAATTGTGTAGAGTCCTCGATATGCAGTAGTATAATTGTGTAGAGCCCTCGATACGCAGTAGTATAATTGTGTAGAGCCCTCGATATGCA
Coding sequences within:
- the LOC131721077 gene encoding thrombospondin-4-like, encoding MFKLLFLMMALDIGGRLVSGQLSASKEGQIVSQIKETNQALSEIKELLKQQIKEIVFLKNTVMECEACGIHNDRVDPPKPAPRQTCVPSPCHPGVPCMETAAGIKCAACPNGMLGNGTHCTDIDECTMSPCHPAVRCMNTAPGFRCGPCPAGYSGPTLEGVGLSFARANKQVCSDVNECEDGRNGGCVANSICSNTQGSFRCGPCKSGYIGDQRQGCRAKQGCVNGQPSPCHRNAQCIPQRDGAVTCTCGVGWAGNGFMCGEDTDIDGFPDEKLPCPETPCQKDNCLTVPNSGQEDADSDGIGDACDEDADGDGILNMEDNCVLVPNVNQRNVDQDAFGDACDNCRLINNNDQRDTDGDSKGDACDDDIDGDGIRNALDNCEKVLNTDQRDRDGDGVGDACDSCPDDRNPDQLDMDNDLVGDSCDTNKDSDGDGHQDSRDNCPTVINSSQLDTDRDGLGDECDDDDDGDGIPDELPPGPDNCRLIPNPRQEDSDGDGVGNICEHDFDNDTVIDTIDVCPENAEITLTDFRAYQTVVLDPEGDAQIDPYWVVLNQGREIVQTMNSDPGLAVGKQSNLFSF